A single genomic interval of Mucilaginibacter boryungensis harbors:
- a CDS encoding PH domain-containing protein, with product MIDKFLKDEQDPKAVEKVYTRLVDLLTTGEEILYIATQKKPLVNILPDSIALTNKRILFFTPANLGLSIKFVDFVWKDIVDVFTKEEIIGAIFSAKTTNGAEMGVDYLPKVQARKLYQYAQERKEAEREARRLRELEEKRAESGSVTIDHPHNVAFQPVTPAAPKEQEPIVTPPSAPAHIEAQPDVLTEKLKKLRTLFDNGLISQEEYNQKKLELLSDL from the coding sequence ATGATAGACAAATTTTTAAAAGACGAGCAAGACCCCAAGGCCGTCGAGAAAGTATATACTCGCCTGGTTGACTTGTTAACCACCGGCGAGGAAATTTTATACATAGCAACACAGAAAAAACCACTGGTAAATATCCTGCCCGATTCTATCGCGCTGACCAATAAACGTATCCTGTTCTTCACCCCAGCCAATCTGGGCCTGTCCATTAAGTTTGTGGATTTTGTTTGGAAGGATATTGTGGATGTTTTCACCAAAGAGGAAATTATCGGGGCTATCTTCAGTGCCAAAACTACCAATGGTGCTGAGATGGGCGTTGATTACCTGCCTAAAGTACAGGCGCGCAAGCTATATCAATATGCCCAGGAACGTAAAGAGGCCGAGCGTGAAGCCCGCCGCCTGCGCGAACTGGAAGAGAAACGAGCCGAATCGGGTTCGGTAACTATAGATCACCCGCATAACGTCGCATTTCAACCGGTAACACCGGCAGCGCCGAAAGAGCAGGAACCGATTGTTACGCCACCATCAGCACCGGCCCACATTGAAGCACAGCCGGATGTCCTAACCGAAAAGCTAAAGAAGCTGCGTACCCTGTTTGATAACGGGCTGATATCGCAAGAGGAATACAACCAGAAGAAGCTTGAATTATTAAGCGACCTTTAA
- a CDS encoding tetratricopeptide repeat protein: MIITFHELGHAVAYLFLTRPDRIDVFIGSYGNKTTKIKFRINKLHFYIKPSFLPLRGGQCQSSKIESDYRKFIIILIAGPLFSFLLSCLLGYIVMSSDLHGAIKLYFFALMLASFMSFCNNLRPYVNKVTGNCSDGKQLQFTYKARSVYREYINGANDFTNKDFQSAKINFLKVMEVVPYETAVIRAFISSLLMLKNNAEAEIYLIRLKETTEFTIIDYLNYGYIQSVTKRSEEAVDNYLKALAIDANNLVGLNNLGYEYIMKEDFADAQKLLEKAISIDPNFAHPYSNLGFLKLLNGDLETGRSLIEKGIELDPNNAYMYKHLGVYYLKSQNKEAATLNFNKAKELDKDVDLEPYQTELALLYESEAKSLL; the protein is encoded by the coding sequence GTGATAATAACTTTTCACGAACTGGGACACGCTGTAGCTTATTTATTTTTAACAAGGCCTGATAGAATCGATGTATTTATAGGTTCTTATGGAAATAAAACTACCAAAATAAAATTTAGAATAAATAAACTTCACTTTTATATAAAGCCATCTTTCTTGCCTTTAAGAGGGGGACAATGCCAGTCCAGTAAAATCGAAAGCGATTATAGGAAATTTATTATCATTCTTATCGCGGGGCCGTTATTTTCATTTCTATTATCATGCCTACTTGGTTATATCGTAATGTCAAGCGATCTGCATGGAGCTATTAAACTATATTTTTTCGCGTTAATGCTTGCTTCCTTCATGAGTTTTTGCAATAATTTAAGACCATATGTAAATAAGGTTACAGGAAACTGTAGCGATGGCAAGCAGTTACAATTTACCTATAAAGCCAGGAGTGTTTATCGGGAATATATTAATGGCGCAAATGATTTTACAAACAAAGATTTTCAATCTGCAAAAATTAATTTTTTGAAAGTAATGGAGGTTGTCCCATACGAAACAGCTGTAATCAGAGCGTTTATCTCATCGTTATTAATGCTAAAAAATAATGCTGAAGCTGAAATATATTTAATTAGATTAAAAGAAACTACAGAATTCACTATCATAGATTATTTAAATTATGGGTACATACAATCTGTAACAAAAAGGTCAGAAGAGGCGGTCGACAATTATCTGAAAGCATTAGCAATTGATGCAAATAATTTAGTAGGATTAAATAATTTGGGGTACGAGTATATCATGAAAGAGGACTTTGCCGATGCACAAAAATTGCTTGAAAAAGCCATAAGTATTGACCCTAACTTTGCACACCCATATAGTAATTTAGGTTTTCTAAAATTATTAAACGGTGATTTGGAAACTGGTCGGTCGCTAATTGAAAAAGGAATTGAACTGGACCCGAATAATGCTTATATGTACAAGCATTTAGGTGTTTATTACCTAAAGTCACAAAACAAAGAAGCGGCTACACTAAACTTTAATAAAGCTAAGGAATTGGATAAAGACGTGGATTTAGAACCTTACCAAACTGAATTGGCTTTACTTTACGAATCAGAGGCAAAATCTTTGTTATAA